tactatataggtagagaacattgaacagaacaagggtACGTCAGTAACtcaatatttacaaaaatgcagatagaaccttatagtcccaaactCTCGTAATGTGAAGTTCAATTTTGTTGGCTCCATTACAGTCGAAATAGACAATAAAGTGAGATATTGCCGCTTTGAACTGTGACATTTTGTTCTCTGTGCCCTTTTCCTGTCTTCAGGCGGCAGTCCTTTCCCTTTCTACAGATGGCTGTCCTTTTACTGTTTACAGACGGTTGTCCTTTCCCTTTCTACAGGCGGCTGTCCTTTTCCTTTCTACAGGCGGCTGTCCTTTTACTGTTTACAGACGGCTTTCCTTTTCCTGTTTACAGGTGGCAGTCCTTTTCCTTTCTACAGGCGGCTGTCCTTTTCCTGTCTACAGGCGGCAGTCCTTTCCCTTTCTACAGACGGCTTTCCTTTTCCTGTCTACAGGCGGCAGTCCTTTCCCTTTCTACAGATGGCTGTCCTTTTACTGTTTACAGACGGCTTTCCTTTTCCTGTTTACAGGTGGCTGTCCATTTCCTGTCTACAGACGGTTGTCCTTTTCCTTTCTACAGGCGGCTGTCCTTTTTACTGTTTACAGGCGGCTGTCCTTTTCCTGTTTACAGACGGCTGTCCATTTCCTGTCTACAGACGGCTTTCCTTTTCCTGTTTACAGGTGGCTGTCCATTTCCTGTCTACAGACGGTTGTCCTTTTCCTTTCTACAGGCGGCTGTCCTTTTCCTGTCTACAGATGGCTATCCATTTCCTGTCTACAGATGGCTGTCCATTTCCTGTTTACAGACGGCTGTCCAATTCCTGTCTACAGATGGCTGTCCATTTCCTGTTTACAGACGGCTGTGCACTTTTACTAGCTTGTTTTTTTTAAGAGATGAAGGCACTCCAATAAGTTCACTGCTTGTGCTAGGAAAGGTCTTTGTTGTTCAAAAGGTTCATCCTGAAAAGGCTGTGAGAAGTTGGTTTCTCTGTTCTGTACAAGTTTTTATAACACGTCACTtgttataacagtgttatgaTCAACAGCTCAAATAAAGTGTTAGTTTTTCATTTGCTTAATTATTTTCAGATTCAAATTGACACTTCATGATAGACTGATGATGTAAAGCCCACAACTTCTTCCCTTTACCTGTTTTAATAATAGGTGCTTTAATTAGGAACTTTGTGGAATTTGGTgacaacagcacacagacagcCAGCGTAGATGTTGTTGAGGAGGTTAGGAGATGAATTTGTTTCCCTCTCAGGCTTTACGGAAGTGAAAATCGAAAGAAACGACAAAGTGCTGATGTAAACAGTCAGACTCTCATCCACAGTACACTGGCTTTCCATGCTAATCCCCTGCAAATCCTCAGAGAGCTCCATTTAGGATGTCGCCCCATGGAGGACACATTTGCATTTATCAAACGATCAGAGAGGAAGTGTCACAATTACATTGTAATTCCAGACAGGAAATTGTCCGGAAAAAAGGCTATATATCTCCAGTAACTGTGCAGTTACTGTGGGTAGGCTGTCTATGAACCACAGGATTGGTAAAAAgtttttaaataatttgtaaTATTTACTCTATTGCCCTAGGTCTTCACTCCTGGTCATGGATTACCAGATAGTGTGCAAGCTTTTGCTCCCATCTAGTGCCAAAACACAAATCTGATGTGCTAGTGCTGGTTTGGAACAAATGCCTGCATCCACAGCGGTCCTCCGGGACCTGGGGCAAAGAAAACAGATCGCAAGCACTTCATGTTACGGTACAGAAATTGCTAGTTATTTACTTAGAAagtacatggtaaaacagtaacCAATTAATTAATAACCAATTAATGACTTGTGTGTTTCTTCGAGATTCATTATTAgaattgggatgacaacccaaaaATTATAGACACCAACCATACCGAAcacttatcgcaggcattttgctgatatcgttcatTACGATAAGTAGCCTACACTAGGGAAATGTAAAGTTagaaattcaatatttttctaatatgggtgattgttagtagtagtttaaagactaataaataaaaaaattggtgGTGCATATTCATATTATAAACTGtgctgcacattaatgttataaactgtgctgcacattaatgttataaactgtgctgcacattaatgttataaactgtgctgcacattaatgttataaactgtgctGCACATTTATGTTATAAACTGTGCTGCACATTCATGACTGACTGTCGGTGACTGCTTGTCACGCCcttggtgtagtaggtcagggcgtgactagggggtgttctagtatgtctatttctatgttggtgctaatatggttcccaattagaggcagctgcttatcgttgcctctgattggggatcatatttaggtagccatttccctacctgtgttttgtgggatattgtttgtgtttagtTGCCTGTGTGCACGTCATGACTTCATGTTTCGTtgtttctttattgttttgtttgtttcacggatattaaaatgatgtggaactatactcacgctgcgccttggtccgctcattacgacgaacgtgacactgCTGCACAAAcacatttcgaaattgcacctggtttattctactattcttactgtcaacagtaagttgagaccccaaccGAGTTCCAAAAAATAgatttacaaataaaaaatcaTTGGtaggttacagacttattctaaaatgtattaaatagttatacacacaataccccataatgataaagcaaaaacagtatTTGAGAATTTTTTGTTAATttataaaaaaaggaaatattacatttacgtaagtattcagaccctttactcagtactttgttgaagcaccattggcaacgattacagccttgagtcttcttgggcatgacgctacaagcttggcacacctgtatttggagagtttctcccattcttctctgcagatcctctcaagctctgtcaggttggatggggagcgctgctgcacagctattttcaggtctctccagagatgttcgatcgggttcaagtctgggctctggctgggccaatcaaggacattgagacttgtcccgaagccactcctgcgttgtcttggctgtcttggctgtgtgcttaattgtatgaaatgtatgcattcactactgtaagtcgctctggataagagcgtctgctaaatgactaaaatgtaaatggaaatgtaatgcttagggtcgttgtcctactggaaggtgaaccttcaccgagtctgaggtcctgagcaatttttcatcaaggatctctctgtactttgaccagttcatctttctctcgatcctgactagtctcccaggccctgccgctgaaaaacatccccacagcatgatgatcccaccaccatgcttcaccgtagggatggtgtcaggtttcctccagaagtgatgcttagcattctggccaaagagttcaatcttggtttcatctgaccagagaatcttgtttctcatggtctgagagtctttaggtgcctttaaggcaaactccaagcaggctgtcatgtgccttttactgaggagtggcttccgtctggccactctaccatgaaggcctgattggtggaatgttgcagagatggttgtccttctggaaggttctcccatctccacagaggaactctagagcgctgtcagagagaccatcgggttcttggtcacctccctgatcaaggccatTCTTCCCAAATTGCTCAGTTctgccagctccaggaagagtcttggtggttccaaacttcttccatttaagatgtatttaaaaatgtttaatgtaacctttatttaaactaggcaagtcagttaagaacaaatacttatttacaatgatggcctaccctggccaaaccggGACGACGCAGGGGCAATTGTGCGCCGcgctatgggactctcaatcatggCCGGTTATGATAAAGCCTGAATTCAAATCAAGGTGTTTGTAGtggcgcctctagcactgagatgcagtgccttagagcgtTGCGTCACTcgggagaatgatggaggccactgtgttcttggggaccttcaatgctgcagacattttttggtagccttccccagatctgtgcctcaacacaatcctgtcctggagctctatggacaattcctttgacctcatggcttggtttttgctctgacatgcactgtcagctgtgagaccttatatagacaggtgtgtgcttttccaaatcatgtccaatcaattgaacttaccacaggtgaattccaatcaagttgtagaaacatctcaaggatgatcaatggaaacaaagggtctgaatacttatgtaaataaggtatttctgttgttttttttgttgatacatttgcaaacatttctaataacctgttttcgcttcgtcattatgagttattgtgtgtacattgtaaGACACAATGCCATTTCTACTATGTTTTGGTGCAGATATGTGATTAATATACTATATCTAGATAAGAAAGTGTCCGTAGAACTCATTCACAGTAAAAGGTATAATTATTCTGATTTCAGatgtttaataaatacaaaataaggTAGACTACATTTTTTGTTCGTTTTTCTTCCATCTTCATTAGGAAGTTGTTTTGGGGGAAAAAAGTGTTGATTTTTGTATTAAGACACtattttttgtaataaataatgaaatgttgattatataaagcagcccgtgtaatcatctgccagagagtagtcCCAACCGGCCCGAGCCCCAAGTCATatatttgggccagataactcacaccggaattgaccagagccccaagtaatatatttgggccagataactcacaccggaattgaccagagccccaagtaatatatttgggccagataactcacaccggaattgaccagagccccaagtaatatatttgggccagataactcacaccggaattgaccagagccccaagtaatatatttgggccagataactcacaccggaattgaccagagccccaagtaatatatttgggccagataactcacaccggaattgaccagagccccaagtaatatatttgggccagataactcacaccggaattgaccagagccccaagtaatatatttgggccagataactcacaccggaattgaccagagccccaagtaatatatttgggccagataactcacaccggaattgaccagagccccaagtaatatatttgggccagataactcacaccggaatcggcccgagctcaatcccctgcatcctagccataagtaatactgccgagGGCAGCCCAGACTCAGGCCACATGACGTCagccgagtctgactctcagccgagtgccccgaCTCTCAGCCAGAATCAACCCAGATCCACTGTGTTAGCTGGttagtgtttccattcccctttaaacaTTAGAAGAACTACAACCATATAGTTTGGAATATCATTCATAATTGGGTAAGAGTTGCACAAACCAAAAccaatattcttcaagaatcataaTATCATCAATTAAATTGACCACCTTTTGCGAAGGTTGTCTTGGCGAACTGGCGAACTGGGAATAGGCTATTATGTTCACTGCTAAGCCGTGAGATCAAAGACATGGCAGATGCAAGTGTATCTCTCCAATGAATGTTCTCACTTGCCTGTTGCATATGTGCCAGTGCATAGAATAACAACAGACGTATCATAGATAGATAGCTTTAATATGTGTACTCTAAGCCTATATTATCAGTGAACATGTAACTTGCAAAAACTTTGAGTATGCTAAAAACAAGATTTATGGGATGAAGTCGTTTTGTAAACGTGCTCATGTATTGCCAGGTTGAATGTGCTGATGAATGGCATTTCTATTTTGAAAGTGAATTCTTCAAGATCAGACAACAGGTATGAATTAAAAGTAAAGCTATTAATTCGCATTTACTTTGACATATCTTACCTTCAGGGCCTCGATATCCAATGACGTTGACTCATCCATATCTTTGCAAAACGTAAATAAAGCGTTTTGGACAACTTGAATGGTTAGTTCATTGCGCAGAACTCAGACCTATATCTTGGGGCCAGTTGCACTTCAGTCTCATTGGGTTAGCATATTACCACACTGATGAAAAAGGAAAACCGAATGACTCTTGAAAATTCATGAGAATGTTTCCACTCAATGTAGCCTAATAAATAACTCAGATATAAAACAGATATAAAACAGATATAAAAGCATGCTTGCTTGCATTATCAATATAACGTTAGATGCCTCGAAAGAAAAAACTCAAAGGCGcatatttttttaaaaattatcCCAGAATTGTACTTGCTGTCATACCTATCTGGTAAATCTATCAGATTCTGGACATCTTCTCATCCAAAGATTGTGGAGTTGAGAGGCCCACCGGAGCATTTTTTTCAGTAGGCTACGCAAATCCACCCTAAACTCCTGTTCATCATAGGAAGATTtccaacaaaaaaatgcatagtCCACTTGCATGGTAGCTTATCTATCCGCACTCCGTAGCCTACCATCTCAAGAAAGACAGGTGCTTGCGTGACACGAGTGTGCGTAAAAAATCTGTCCATAACGAAAATTGCTCGGCGCGCGCTTTGCCAACCCTGGGCTGTGTGCGCGTTCCCGCGCGTGCAGTCGGTTTCTCCACAGCACCCAGTTTCAGTGTTTCTAATCAAGATTAGTAGATGAATCAGGCGTGTTGCTGATTGGTTCGAACAAGAGCTTGTAACCACACCAGCCTTACGCATACAAGATTGGCCACCCCTGGAAGAACAACATGTGAAAATAATATGTACaacctgtgtctctgtgtgaagtAAGTCATTTAATGCTGAGTGCTAAGGAGAAGATGAAAGAGTGTTAAGAAGATGGTGGAGAGAAGGAAGAGTCGAGTAAGTTAAggtaggaggaggtgaagagggtgagggagggaagaTTATAAGAAAAGGTGGAAGATGGAGATCATCATGTGAAGTTCAGTTTGAATCCTATGACCAACTGGAAAGATCTAGTCTGGAGTAGACCAGCAACTGGAAAAAaatctgtgtgtttttgtgtgtcagGAAGTGATTTAAAAAGCGTAAGACGTATTGTTGTGGCCTATAAGATCAATAAAGTATTCTTCTTCTTCATGGTGAGGGTTATCAAGGAGATGAGATGGAAGAGGGAGATCATCAAGAGAGAGCTGGAAGGAGTGAGGGATACAATTATTAAGGAGAGAAAGAAACACGTGGACAAGGctagagaaggagaggatgaagTAGTCAAATATTACATGTTGAAAAAGAAAGCTAAAGACACTTCACAttaattaacctctacgggatcggtgccCCCCTCCcccacgggacagttgagctaacgtgcactaatgtgattagcatgagggtGTATGTAACAAGAACATCTCCCAgcacatagacatatctgatatgggcagaaagcttcaattcttgttaacctaactgcactgtccaatttacagagtccacagttatgaacttgaaaatgtattaataaaccaattaggcagacttgatacaacattttaaacataaatgcaatggctcattggatcagtctaaaactttgcacatacactgctgccaacTAGTAGCCAAAATCTAAATTATGCCTAAGCTGGAATTGGGTTTTCTGGGTCCCATCGCAGAACACGTGGGTAAAGCGGCGTTTTGTAAAAATCCTAATTGGCTTTGATATTCcaattggttagagatgatcgaATCGCTGATTACTTTTTTGTACACACCACTCATTTTGACatcaccacaaacgacttcaacgATGGCAATGTCTTTTTCtggcatttcaaagatgatggaacaaaaaacacttttttcttctttgtattttcttctaccagatctaatgtgttatattctcctacattactttcacatttccacaaacttcaaagtgtttcctttcaaatagtatcaagaatatgcatatccttccttcagggcctgagctacaggcagttagatttgggtatgtcattttaggtaaacattgaaaaaaacggtccgatccttaagaggttttaagagacACTAATCATTCAGATTTTTCTGTATACCTTGACAGTTATCCTAAGGGCCCCTGAGATCCACGCTGGTTTGTATAGCCAACCCAGAGGTATAAGGATAGAATGAGAACACTGGTAGCGATACGGCCACGGAAGCTAAATTCTCTAACATTAGCTTGCATACATAGCCAGAGACGCTACTCTTCTAGCATTCGCATGAGACAGTTGAGATTGAATGGACCCTCTTTAGCACTTGTGTTTGGATACACAAATCACGTCAAAGTATGTACTGTAACTGCAGAAATGATTTTACTGTTTCTTCCGTTCTCAGATTCCTCAGTGTGACAGCCACATGACTGAGCTGGGAGAAATAAGGAGATAGACAGCTattctgctctgacatgtactgtcaactgtgggactttatatagacaggtgtgtgcctttccaaatcatgtccaatcaattgaatttaccacaggtggaccaaacaagttgtagaaacatctcaaggatgatcaatggaaacaggatgcacctgagctcaatttctaatctcatagcaaagggtctaaatacttatgtaaataaggtatttctgttttttatttttaatacatttgcaaaaaaattaaaaaataaactgtttttgcttggtctttatggggtattgtgtgtagattgacgaggaaaatatttcatttaatccattctagaataagtctataatgtaacacaatgtggaaaaagtcaaggggtactgAATatttcccaaatgcactgtatttgatatctgagtgagaattaactaacaaaatcaatgtgggccccctggaggtcaggttCCCTGGGCATGTGCCCTGTTAATGTATTGGTCCTTGGTGTTTTGATCACTGGGTGATGATGTAGGCCTAGACTAGATCATTGGTTCTCTTATatggtcgcaattgtaaatgagaacttgttctcaacttgcctacctggttaaataaaggtgaaataaaataaatgaataaatatggAATATTTTAGTTAGAGTGTTATTTTTTTACCTTCTGACCGATAATTGAAGTCCTGCGGAGTGCAGCAAGTCGAAAAACTCGATGATTATAGTAAACAAGCCAAAATATTGTGGTATTCCTCTCTGATaaagctgaaatcaatagaaatcTTGGTCTGACTGAATTGCACCACCAAAGTAATACAGCAGAGTGCAGTAGAGAGTTAGAATTGCGGTATCCAGACATCAACAATCAACCACgactgtttttttcccctccaaGAATCATAATCAACTGTCGATAGTATCTTCTTCTCTGTCAGGATGGCGGACCCCAACACTAAACAGATGCCACAGAAAAGGTAATATTTGTACTAATTTAGTCACAAGGTTATATTAATAAGCACATTTTCTGGAACAATGTTACTACAATGCAGCTAGCGAACTAACTATAATATGTCAATGTGTTTTCTGGCTGGCTATGCTAGCTAGCAAAGAGGCAACACCCAGTAATGTTGTTAGCcattcagctagctagctaaccagtgCCGTGCCTCAGTAATATCAAAGATGATAGAATATATTCAGTTGTGTGTTTTACCAGAGATAGATAACGTCTCTGGCCTTATTAAGCGACGTGTTGTTAGCTTGTTGCTTAGCAAACATAACTCACAGATTTAATGTATCGTATCTTTAATGGCTAACAACTGACGGTCAGCTGGATCCTCGTTTATAAATCGTACATATAAAATATACCTACAAAATGTGCATATTGTATTGCAAACTGGCAAATAAGTATTTTGATGAAAAGCTTAgtcacaaaaaaactgaaaatataTTAACAAGAATGCAGCCATTTGCCGTTAGTGTTAAGAGTGTTTTATTTTTAGAATCTAAAATAGACAGTAATCTTATAATTACACACAGGAATATTtttcctatttattttattttcataactatagagtaccacagtaggagtcataatacccataaaacctagcggtcaaacagggacaTGGTTCCAATTGTCTTTCCACTATACATTTTtttccataggggattttagacaTTCTTAAagtaagggctgtgtttcgttgTATGCTTACCTTGGCATGATGTTtttataaccatgtaaatctctcaagGACAagttgacttttatcaatatattcacctgtatttaccACCCAAAAATGtaatgctaatgtggctatcataacgAACTACAAATGcaatgatgatctggacgagactgccgaaccgaggcaaaggtaagaaaaactctggattaactatctaatgttagctaaatgtagtaatgaataattTGGCAACCTTTCTTTAAATGGGCAATTCTGTGAACCTTCTTGTAAATTTACACAATAACTGTTAGAAAAGGTGCCAGCTAGAGATGACGCTAATTAGCCATTTTGAATCTGAGACTAAATAGAGCcaaagtcaccttgtccaagagagatttacatggttatcaaaacgtcacaccacagtaagcctacacgaaacaaaACCCTTatttccctatgggaaaaatgtatagtggaaaaatggttggaaccatttccctgtttgactgctaggtttaatgggtattatgacaccgcTGTGGGGCTCTATTGCAGAATATATTGCTCACCTTTCCTGGCTGTGATGGGTTCATATTCCCCAAGGAGCCTATACAACAAATAAACATGTGCATTTCTTGTTTAATTGGACCTAGTAGGCTAGTAAATAGATAGCTTAGTGTATATGTATTTCAAGTTTTGCGATATCATAGGCAGCGCGGTTTATAATACCGCCATTACAGTCTAATTTAACCGTTGAACTTTTACCCAGGCCTATGTATGCTACTGTAAGTACTgtaattgcatttttttttttcatatcaTATTTAGGTTGGGGGAAAAGTTGATGGAACATTGTTGAATTCAAATCTTCTTCTGACATGTCCACAACCATTTTCCATTGTTTTCTCCTTCAGAAATGAACACAGTCCTTTTCCATATACACCATAATTTACTGCTAAATATTAAAACATTCTACAAGACAGTAGACTGGTAGTTTATGCAAAATATTTGACTGTATGGGTAGTCTACAGTATTGCTGTGCGATAGGAGCGCGACATCATTGCCTATTCAATCTCAGAGCCTATACGAAAGTAGGACATATAAACCCAATAATCTATTGATAAACAAAATATTAAACAACAATTAGTCCTTTTTGCATGCCGTGGCATAATGCCAATAGTTCAAAATTATACAAGTAAAGGGcattattgtcaccataaaaggtgaatggagggagTTTTCCAGGCAGAGTTTTACGACAGGTCTGATTTTTATAACGGGAGACATGCGTATGTATCACGTTTGCCAAGTTTATAAATCTCAATATCTTCAGAAATGGATCAAGCAGAGATTTTGTGTGACATTTATGCAacggttataaatgaggccccctGATGATAAAATGGttatgttagcttgctagctaagttgGCCTGCTGCTAGCCATTGCTGTTTTGCTAGCTACAGTAATGTTAGCTCATCAAATAAGAAGGCTAGATCATTGCCATCTTGGAGATACGTCTGAGTAATAATGCCATGACTTTGCCTGGCTACCCGAACTCCTTGCTACGCCCACGAACGTTAGTTTCTCTCCGCAATGGTcgagttcgttttgcatggcccggtgtCCCAGGTGGGCGGAGTTTGGTCATTTTGGACCATTCTGTTGGTCATTAAGTGAAATTTCCACCCATGCCATGCAAAGCTAACTCCACTATTGattctggatctgagtacctcccagACGATTTCTAGAATGGAAATCCATTCTAGATGTCTGATTGGGTTTTCTGGGTCCCATCGCAGAACACGTGGGTAAAGCGGCGTTTTGAAAAATCCTAATTGGCTTTGATATTCcaattggttagagatgatccaatcgctgattacTTTTTTGTACACACCACTCATTTTGACATCACCACAAATGACTTCAACGATGGCaatctcagactgaagtatgtagcaaACGATGGACTAGCGGGAAAAATTCAGTTTGAGTAGTCAGGCAAGCCATGGCTGGCTACCATCACAATTTCATGTATTTTCTGCCAACTCTTGCAGTGCCAACATTGCTGCTGGAGCAGTTGTGTGTGTAGAGAGTGAAATTAGAGGAGATGTGACCATTGGTAAGACTTTATTCATACTCCATATAGATTTTTTGCCATCaagtattgtttagtgttttatccATTTCCCTCCAAATCAAAATAAGCAAGCTGTGTAGCATTATAGATGTATCAATCGTCTATTTCTTCCGGCAGGTCCAAGAACAGTGGTCCACCCCAAAGCACGTATTATAGCTGAGGCAGGCCCTATTATCATTGGAGAAGGTAACCTGATCGAGGAACAGGCTCTCATCATTAACAGGTAGGTCACTACTGCAGTTAGCTGTGTATCCAATACATCCGCGTCAATTTTAACActtctctttttgtttctcttCATTTTGCCTCTACGATCTTTAGTTATCCAGAAAATATTATGCCTGACACTGAAGGAGTTGAACCCAAGACCATGACGATTGGAATCAACAATGTGTTTGAAGTCGGTTGTGGTATCCTTCTACTGCACGTAGTCACAATGACTGGTTGTTGTGGACCATTTGCTCAAGAAAACGAATGTGATGTTACTGCTTTTTTAATGAGGGACATCGCCTACAGGCTAGTTTAACTAATGTTTATACAAGAGGAAAAATAACTAAGTATTGTAATGACATGTTTATTTTGTGTTATCTCCCAATTGTTTTTGGAGCAGTTAAAGAAAATGTCTAACACTCATCACTTCTAAACCTCAACCAACTTCTCATGTTTAACCCTCAACCAACTTCTCATGTTTAACCCTCAACCAACTTCTCATGTTTAACCCTCAACCAACTTCTCATGTTTAACCCTCAACCAACTTCTCATGTTTAACCCTCAACCAACTTCTCATGTTTAACCCTCAACCAACTTCTCATGTTTAACCCTCAACCAACTTCTCATGTTTAACCCTCAACCAACTTCTCATGTTTAACCCTCAACCAACTTCTCATGTTTAACCCTCAACCAACTTCTCAAGTCTCTCAAGCATTGAAAATTGGTGACAACAATGTCATCGAGTCAAAAGGTATGATATGCTTATAAAATACATGGTGCCTATACATAACAATGAACCCTTCTGCTGTCATTTGGAAGCCATTTTCGATGCTGTCTGTATGATGACGTACaaccctcgctctctgtctcagCGGACCTAGGGAAGAACGTCATTCTCACCAGTGGCTGTATCGTCGGCGCTTGTTGCCAGGTGAATACGTGTGAGGTCATTCCCGAGAACACAGTCATCTATGGGTCCAACTGCATGAGACGTGTGCAGACAGAAAGGCCTCAGGTTAGTCCCTACCATGAATTCCACCTAGCTCTTCACTAAGGAAAATACTAGACAATTACATTTTCAGTaatttatccagagtgacttacagtagcaCTTACGGTTAATTGACcgtgacatttttttatttatttaccaagtcggcacagggattcaaaccagcggcctttcggttactggcccaacgctcttacccgctaggctacctgtttaCCCCATGTGCCAATGTCCATACTAGCATACCACTGAGAATGCTAGCCCAATATATCACCTTATTCTAAATACTATGCCAGTGTAGGTACAGAAAGTGATTCTGGTAAAG
The DNA window shown above is from Salmo trutta chromosome 8, fSalTru1.1, whole genome shotgun sequence and carries:
- the LOC115198068 gene encoding dynactin subunit 6, which translates into the protein MADPNTKQMPQKSANIAAGAVVCVESEIRGDVTIGPRTVVHPKARIIAEAGPIIIGEGNLIEEQALIINSYPENIMPDTEGVEPKTMTIGINNVFEVGCVSQALKIGDNNVIESKADLGKNVILTSGCIVGACCQVNTCEVIPENTVIYGSNCMRRVQTERPQPQTLQLDFLMKILPNYHHMKKTVKGTSTPVRN